One window from the genome of Amaranthus tricolor cultivar Red isolate AtriRed21 chromosome 9, ASM2621246v1, whole genome shotgun sequence encodes:
- the LOC130824028 gene encoding uncharacterized protein LOC130824028, whose translation MDHYPVIVYWGGEVSYTGSDVGYNGGLNTVMFIHRQNTTFEVFVSKVYDVIGCDRNSFMLKLEMKYPVTGKNVLVPIKNDESISALAYAASQAPGTAMEVYVELVANLDNAREVMTSMELPESGPSVRHDTFTEMLSNPNYVNEHLDEITSPTHSRGIGGGVRNTFSTSHLGSFNANEVDSLDQEDEHIDSDSEEDDERREALDAAIRDGAPSQDWLRIDEVDQRLIDAWMTWNDDNSMNENGDFRIGQEFSSLDHLKKNVKAWAISNNRNFRVIESEPSKYVIQCTNAEDIGCE comes from the coding sequence atggatcattatcccgttatagtgtattggggtggggaagtaagttatactggatccgatgttgggtataatggaggattaaatacagtgatgtttatccatcgtcaaaatacgacttttgaggtgtttgttagcaaagtctatgatgtaattggttgtgatcgcaactcttttatgttaaaattggagatgaaatatccggtgactggaaaaaatgtgttagtcccgattaagaatgatgaaagcataagtgctcttgcttatgcggcatcacaagcccctggaacggcaatggaggtttatgttgaattggttgcaaatttggataatgcgagggaagtcatgactagcatggaacttccagaatcaggtcctagtgtacgccatgatacattcacagaaatgttaagtaacccaaattacgttaatgagcacttggatgagattacctctccaactcattcacgtggcattggtggtggtgtaaggaacaccttttccacgagtcacttgggtagctttaatgcgaacgaggttgactctttagatcaggaggatgagcatattgattctgattcagaagaggacgatgaaagaagagaagctctagatgcagcgattagagatggtgctccatctcaagattggcttagaattgatgaggttgatcaaagattgattgatgcatggatgacctggaacgatgacaactccatgaatgaaaatggagactttagaatagggcaagagtttagctccttagaccaccttaagaagaatgttaaagcatgggcgatttctaataatagaaacttccgtgtaattgagtcggagccttcaaagtacgttatccaatgcactaatgcggaggatataggttgtgaatgA
- the LOC130824067 gene encoding N6-mAMP deaminase: protein MEMDYWVSIPKVELHAHLNGSVRDSTLLELAKELGEKGIILFSDVEHVILKNDRSLTEVFKMFDLIHILTTDHDTVTRITKEVVEDFASENVVYLELRTTPKRNDSRGMTKHSYMEAVVEGLRRVDAFNIDFALTETELWKKGTSCQRNNECGCLSKRKIYVRLLLSIDRRETLEAAMETVKLALDMRNLGVVGIDLSGNPKVGEWTTFLPALRFAREQGLRVTLHCGEVPNQEEIHGMLDFLPERIGHACCLEEDAWRKLKTSKIPVEICLTSNIRTNTISSIAVHHFADLYSTKHPLILCTDDSGVFSTSLSKEYAIAAAAFGLGKKEMFQLAKNAVEYSFAEDKVVSELKDFFDTVEAEFSL from the exons ATGGAGATGGATTATTGGGTATCCATCCCTAAAGTGGAGCTCCATGCCCACCTCAATGGTTCCGTCAGAGATTCTACTCTACT AGAACTTGCTAAAGAATTGGGGGAAAAGGGAATAATTCTTTTCTCAGATGTGGAACATGTAATCCTCAAAA ATGATAGATCTCTAACTGAAGTGTTCAAAATGTTTGATTTGATTCATATCCTTACAACTGATCATGATACTGTCACCAGAATCACCAAAGAA GTTGTAGAGGACTTTGCTTCCGAGAATGTGGTCTATTTGGAACTAAGGACTACCCCTAAG AGGAACGATTCTAGAGGAATGACCAAACACTCATATATGGAAGCTGTGGTTGAGGGTTTAAGAAGAGTTGATGCCTTCAACATTGATTTTGCTTTGACTGAAACTGAACTATGGAAGAAAGGGACTTCATGTCAAAGGAATAATGAGTGTGGCTGCCTTTCTAAGAGGAAGATATATGTTAGACTTCTCCTCAGCATTGATCGACGTGAGACTCTTGAAGCTGCAATGGAAACT GTTAAGCTAGCATTGGACATGAGGAATTTGGGAGTGGTCGGCATTGATCTATCAGGCAATCCAAAAGTTGGAGAATG GACAACGTTTTTGCCAGCTTTGAGATTCGCCAGAGAGCAAGGTCTTCGTGTGACACTGCATTGTGGGGAG GTCCCTAATCAGGAGGAAATTCATGGAATGCTGGACTTTCTTCCAGAAAGGATTGGTCATGCCTGTTGCTTGGAAGAGGATGCATGGAGAAAATTGAAAACGTCAAAGATCCCG GTTGAAATATGTTTGACATCCAACATCCGAACTAATACAATTTCCTCGATCGCTGTTCATCACTTTG CTGATCTATACAGCACGAAACATCCACTTATTCTATGCACCGATGACAGCGGAGTGTTCTCTACAAGTTTATCAAAAGAGTATGCCATTGCTGCTGCCGCGTTTG GTCTTGGGAAGAAGGAAATGTTCCAGCTAGCAAAGAATGCAGTTGAATACTCGTTTGCCGAAGATAAAGTAGTAAGCGAATTGAAAGATTTCTTCGATACGGTAGAAGCTGAGTTTAGCTTATGA